The following are encoded in a window of Roseimaritima ulvae genomic DNA:
- a CDS encoding S1 RNA-binding domain-containing protein: MSVDFEAIARHERCDATSLRNALPLLEQGYLPPFLARYRRDELGGLSETALWSLLDSLRIEEKLQQRRDELHQRWQQTAIQDPAMERVIKEAHNRCILDRIARRLRAEPSESAPPAQQLAARLLSPQSGDSGDPAVLATSVADESALVGLDAALADRVASDPRLIQAGVRWLAKNARIQVLDVSDPHGGEDEPAKPAPAAQKPAAETKAEAETKPETETKPEAETATENKTEAETETETQTPAPAEAETATPAAETPASNDSPAESEPAADSQTQAATEASSESASAAETPAATETPAATEAAPATEPAAAEAAEPADADAAAKTPDAAATDEAAGAKPEVADKGSSKVQHAGGKSKREPQGNPAKAEKAKPKKKKKISPRQRRRRWLVGVLQPLSGKAHSPGKLTAFQKVMLGRALRSQVAKCAFQYDAAQLTAHLQKTAAQFNPAIGDRLRGVVAAHESLIRDTCEGAWWDELLDAAATRLVRVAAGHLRKQMLREPVDARVVLSIDAIGPQTVAIAVVTADGRLLATEDLPCQLSAAARQQAVTRLGELLHQHHVDLIVVSNGPARRATLVLLNELLDQSQPGSIRWALADRSGADLYASGPVGNREMRSTPRRFRAATWLAFQILTPAQALTKVDPTKLRLGSFQRELSDDALAEAVTDVLISGVSSDGVDVNGVDPSWLARLPGMSQQTADEIAERRELEFFSSREALESLAWADSVARNQAIGFLRVFGSQQTLDGTLIHPNDYALAEKLMNALDLPAPPATPPGYVPPKTAAEQSAAEQAAAEHAATEQAAAAEPASTEPETAAEETPAGAEETPAEQAAAAEEAPAAVETPAAEETPAADDTPATEETPAEETPAAEAEAEPASPDQPSDSEAAADASSSGQTDAPLAAGDELQIEGFSSKKSTPAEPEPEPEPVQVVEPYRHPLPAREEIQKRVKEWQIGRHRAHQIVQWVCDPFSSGGVSLEPPTATMERVPKLAELKPGDKVAGIVVGVAGFGVFVELGPDCNGLIHVSRLSDRFVEDMNEAVQVGDVMVAWVTGVDAKRRRVALSAVSPEREAELASQRQNRQDDRGPRGRGGGAGQGRGRGQQRGGGQQRGGGQQRGGGQQRGGKPAGGRGDGARRGRDGGGRRGGRDAAPRVYTKVARNTAPPPPITEAMEKGAEPMRSFGDLAQFLQKKSTPEVKAETPPAAESKPAGNAKPADENKSAEQAPAAAEPQAAPPEATTPPAASQPEATPPSPAPESASVAAETDKPAAPQDGGDNSESQS; this comes from the coding sequence ATGTCCGTTGATTTTGAAGCGATCGCCCGCCATGAGCGGTGTGATGCCACCAGCCTGCGTAACGCCCTCCCGCTGCTTGAACAGGGCTACCTGCCTCCGTTCCTAGCAAGGTATCGTCGCGACGAACTGGGAGGGCTGTCCGAAACGGCTCTCTGGTCGTTGCTCGATTCGCTGCGGATCGAGGAAAAACTCCAGCAGCGACGCGATGAACTGCATCAACGCTGGCAGCAGACGGCCATCCAAGATCCCGCCATGGAGCGGGTGATTAAAGAGGCGCACAACCGCTGCATTCTCGATCGGATCGCGAGGCGACTGCGCGCCGAACCCAGCGAATCCGCGCCGCCAGCCCAGCAATTGGCTGCGCGGTTGCTGTCACCCCAGTCGGGCGACAGCGGCGACCCCGCCGTGTTGGCCACGAGCGTCGCCGACGAATCGGCCCTCGTCGGACTTGACGCCGCCCTCGCCGACCGCGTCGCCTCCGACCCCCGCCTGATTCAGGCCGGCGTCCGCTGGTTGGCTAAAAACGCGCGGATCCAAGTGCTGGACGTCTCCGACCCGCATGGCGGCGAAGACGAGCCTGCCAAGCCGGCCCCCGCCGCCCAAAAACCGGCAGCCGAAACCAAAGCGGAAGCCGAAACGAAGCCGGAAACGGAAACCAAACCGGAAGCGGAAACGGCAACGGAAAACAAAACCGAAGCTGAAACCGAAACCGAAACCCAAACCCCGGCGCCCGCGGAAGCCGAAACGGCAACTCCTGCCGCCGAGACACCGGCGTCCAACGATTCGCCGGCTGAGTCCGAACCCGCTGCGGACAGCCAGACGCAAGCGGCAACCGAGGCCTCCAGCGAATCGGCATCTGCAGCCGAAACGCCAGCCGCGACCGAAACACCAGCCGCAACCGAAGCGGCACCGGCAACCGAACCAGCCGCTGCAGAAGCTGCCGAACCGGCAGATGCCGATGCCGCCGCAAAAACTCCGGACGCTGCGGCGACCGATGAAGCCGCAGGAGCCAAGCCCGAGGTCGCCGACAAGGGGAGCAGCAAGGTCCAACACGCCGGCGGCAAGTCGAAACGGGAACCGCAGGGCAATCCTGCCAAAGCGGAAAAGGCGAAGCCCAAGAAGAAGAAAAAGATTTCCCCCCGCCAGCGTCGGCGACGCTGGTTGGTGGGCGTGCTGCAACCGCTGTCGGGCAAGGCGCATTCGCCAGGAAAGTTGACGGCCTTCCAGAAAGTCATGTTGGGCCGTGCCCTGCGTTCGCAGGTCGCAAAATGCGCTTTCCAGTACGACGCGGCTCAGCTGACCGCTCACCTGCAAAAGACGGCTGCTCAATTTAATCCGGCCATCGGTGATCGGTTGCGCGGTGTCGTGGCCGCGCACGAATCGCTGATTCGCGACACCTGCGAAGGCGCTTGGTGGGACGAGTTGCTGGACGCGGCCGCCACGCGTCTGGTGCGAGTCGCCGCGGGGCATCTCCGCAAACAAATGCTTCGCGAACCCGTCGACGCGCGGGTGGTGTTGTCGATCGACGCGATTGGCCCCCAGACGGTTGCCATCGCCGTGGTCACCGCCGATGGCCGTCTGCTGGCGACCGAAGACCTGCCCTGCCAACTTTCCGCCGCCGCGCGACAACAAGCCGTCACGCGCCTGGGCGAATTGCTGCACCAACACCACGTCGACCTGATCGTGGTCAGCAACGGCCCGGCGCGACGCGCCACGCTGGTGCTGCTGAACGAGTTGCTGGACCAGTCCCAGCCGGGCTCGATCCGCTGGGCTCTGGCCGACCGCAGCGGCGCCGACCTGTACGCCAGCGGCCCGGTGGGCAACCGCGAAATGCGGAGCACACCGCGACGTTTCCGTGCCGCCACCTGGTTGGCCTTCCAAATCCTCACCCCCGCGCAAGCGCTCACCAAAGTCGACCCCACAAAGCTGCGACTGGGCTCGTTCCAACGTGAACTCTCCGATGACGCGTTGGCTGAAGCTGTCACCGATGTGCTGATCAGCGGCGTCAGCAGTGACGGGGTCGACGTCAACGGCGTCGATCCGTCCTGGCTCGCTCGCCTGCCCGGAATGAGCCAGCAAACGGCCGACGAAATTGCCGAGCGCCGTGAACTGGAATTCTTCAGTTCCCGCGAAGCCCTCGAGAGTTTGGCGTGGGCCGATTCGGTCGCCCGCAATCAGGCCATCGGTTTCTTACGCGTGTTTGGCAGCCAGCAAACACTCGACGGCACGCTGATCCATCCCAACGACTACGCGTTGGCCGAGAAGCTGATGAACGCGCTCGACCTGCCCGCCCCGCCCGCCACCCCGCCGGGATACGTTCCCCCCAAAACCGCCGCCGAACAATCCGCTGCGGAACAGGCCGCTGCTGAGCATGCGGCGACCGAACAAGCGGCTGCAGCGGAGCCTGCGAGCACAGAACCCGAAACGGCTGCCGAAGAAACGCCCGCCGGCGCTGAAGAGACGCCCGCTGAACAAGCAGCCGCTGCTGAAGAAGCACCCGCCGCTGTCGAAACGCCCGCTGCGGAAGAAACGCCCGCTGCGGATGATACACCGGCCACTGAAGAAACGCCTGCTGAAGAAACGCCCGCCGCGGAAGCGGAAGCCGAGCCCGCTTCGCCAGACCAACCGAGCGACAGCGAAGCCGCGGCCGATGCCAGCAGTTCAGGCCAAACCGATGCCCCGCTGGCCGCCGGCGACGAGCTGCAGATCGAAGGTTTTTCGAGCAAGAAATCGACGCCCGCCGAGCCCGAACCGGAGCCCGAACCGGTGCAGGTGGTCGAACCTTACCGGCACCCGCTGCCGGCCCGCGAAGAGATTCAAAAACGGGTCAAAGAGTGGCAAATCGGTCGCCACCGCGCCCACCAGATCGTGCAATGGGTTTGTGATCCCTTCAGCAGTGGCGGCGTGTCGCTGGAACCGCCCACCGCCACGATGGAACGGGTCCCCAAGCTGGCTGAGCTAAAGCCGGGCGACAAGGTGGCCGGGATCGTGGTCGGCGTGGCAGGCTTCGGCGTGTTTGTCGAACTGGGACCGGACTGCAATGGTTTGATCCACGTCAGCCGACTCTCCGATCGCTTTGTCGAAGACATGAACGAAGCGGTTCAGGTGGGTGACGTGATGGTCGCCTGGGTAACCGGCGTGGACGCCAAACGCCGCCGCGTCGCCTTGTCAGCGGTGTCTCCTGAACGCGAAGCCGAATTGGCCAGCCAACGCCAAAACCGTCAAGATGACCGTGGACCTCGCGGTCGCGGTGGCGGAGCAGGGCAGGGTCGTGGTCGAGGCCAGCAACGTGGCGGAGGGCAACAGCGCGGCGGAGGCCAGCAACGCGGAGGCGGTCAACAACGTGGCGGCAAGCCCGCGGGCGGCCGCGGTGATGGCGCACGACGCGGACGCGATGGCGGTGGACGCCGGGGCGGACGCGATGCGGCTCCTCGCGTGTACACCAAAGTCGCACGCAACACCGCTCCGCCTCCACCGATTACCGAAGCCATGGAGAAAGGCGCCGAACCGATGCGATCGTTCGGCGACCTGGCTCAGTTCCTGCAGAAAAAATCCACGCCGGAAGTGAAAGCCGAAACCCCGCCCGCTGCAGAAAGCAAACCGGCCGGCAACGCCAAACCGGCGGACGAAAACAAGTCGGCCGAACAAGCCCCAGCGGCCGCCGAACCCCAGGCCGCACCGCCCGAGGCAACAACCCCGCCGGCAGCGTCCCAACCCGAGGCCACGCCGCCGAGCCCGGCTCCGGAATCGGCTTCCGTGGCGGCGGAAACCGACAAACCCGCAGCGCCCCAGGACGGCGGCGACAACAGCGAGTCCCAGTCATGA
- a CDS encoding LON peptidase substrate-binding domain-containing protein: MSDWEHRLRLPEDFDGRVRLFPLPELVVFPHAMQPLQIFEPRYCELLEESMASDQLITMATVAPGEPSSGYEPPPLEPIVCITKVLSRVATDDNRHNVLLLGAQRARILRELETQRSFRMAEVEVLPDVYPPSGAQARQALQNRLLEAFQGLIPAAGEVHKNLHQLMASQMMLGPITDIIAYTLQFDSRQKIPLLGETNVDRRAEVLADILETLVLQKLQSDPAAEDGFPPPFSDN, from the coding sequence ATGTCTGATTGGGAGCACCGCTTGCGATTGCCCGAAGATTTTGATGGCCGCGTGCGGCTCTTTCCCCTGCCTGAATTGGTGGTCTTTCCGCACGCCATGCAACCGCTGCAGATTTTCGAGCCGCGGTACTGTGAATTGTTGGAAGAATCGATGGCATCGGACCAGCTGATCACGATGGCCACCGTGGCTCCCGGCGAGCCCAGTAGCGGCTACGAACCGCCTCCGCTGGAACCCATCGTCTGCATCACCAAAGTGCTCTCCCGGGTGGCCACCGACGACAATCGCCACAATGTGCTACTGTTGGGCGCCCAGCGAGCTCGGATTCTGCGTGAGCTGGAGACGCAGCGATCGTTTCGGATGGCGGAGGTGGAAGTGCTGCCCGACGTCTATCCTCCGTCCGGAGCTCAGGCGCGGCAGGCCCTGCAGAACCGGCTGTTGGAGGCGTTTCAGGGGCTGATTCCCGCCGCCGGAGAGGTCCACAAGAACCTGCACCAACTGATGGCCTCGCAGATGATGCTGGGACCGATTACCGACATCATTGCCTATACCCTACAGTTTGACAGTCGGCAAAAGATTCCGCTGCTGGGTGAAACCAACGTCGATCGACGAGCGGAGGTGCTGGCTGACATCCTCGAAACGCTTGTGCTGCAGAAATTGCAGTCCGACCCCGCCGCCGAAGACGGATTCCCCCCACCTTTTAGCGATAACTAA
- a CDS encoding dCTP deaminase: MILSGQEIQRKLGSDISISPFDAAQLNPNSYNLLLHDELLIYEEVVLDMRTPNRYRRLSIPPEGLVLQPGQLYLGRTVEHTETHNLVPMVASRSSLTRLGLFVSTNSGFGNVGFCGCWTLELYCVQPIRIYAGIQICQILYHELSGEWQEYCSDKYQNATDIQPSMLFREIGAGDDADQQLELNFDELANPAS, from the coding sequence ATGATTCTTTCCGGCCAGGAAATTCAGCGGAAACTCGGTTCGGACATTTCAATCTCCCCCTTCGACGCGGCACAGCTGAATCCCAACAGCTACAACCTGCTGCTGCATGACGAACTTCTAATCTACGAAGAGGTCGTGCTGGACATGCGGACGCCGAATCGCTACCGCCGACTGTCCATCCCCCCTGAAGGCCTCGTACTGCAACCCGGTCAGCTGTACCTGGGCCGCACCGTCGAGCACACCGAGACGCACAACCTGGTCCCGATGGTGGCCAGCCGCAGTTCGTTGACCCGCTTGGGCTTGTTCGTCAGCACCAACAGCGGTTTCGGAAACGTCGGCTTCTGCGGTTGCTGGACGCTGGAACTGTACTGCGTCCAACCGATCCGGATCTATGCCGGGATCCAAATCTGCCAGATCCTGTACCACGAATTAAGCGGCGAGTGGCAGGAATACTGCAGCGACAAATACCAGAACGCCACCGACATCCAGCCCAGCATGCTGTTTCGCGAAATCGGAGCCGGAGACGACGCCGATCAGCAGTTGGAACTGAATTTTGACGAACTGGCTAACCCCGCGTCGTAG
- a CDS encoding anti-sigma factor family protein: MSTEYLPGGQPPDGPPPADSGEALDEQLVAYLDGELEPDERAQLEQRLVEESQLRQRLKELQSGWQLLDELPQATVDERFTQTTLEMVAADVTAPAHRRTRPSRRLLRGLTVLLCTVLLAVVGALGVYASRQLALRRQLEDLPVVEHLDAYLVADDLAWLTEVSQNDRWMETVDAAEAAGAFGPAGLPATQSLLSEAPVEQRVAVLQQLEPAERSRLDLAWQRFENLPHEKQQEVRSRAQQVAASPQAERLLRTLDAYARLRANWSVETRTALDDGTAAERKVAFTEALDGSRKLWLRQLSDEDSEAVYQVLRVVAEDWVQRLTAQREGMSPWWTAQVKSFLDQSYQEKFEDPQAAILHFVFVRRRGMSSLRLSDDDLFAMKSVVDDQVREALDALYPEPQEQKGVLYGWAIEAVRRKTSTARVESLLALDAEDRLDVELSPPRELFPLLERKSREERRPGPPPVPPRRGGRNSS; the protein is encoded by the coding sequence ATGTCAACCGAATACCTACCCGGTGGCCAGCCTCCCGATGGTCCTCCCCCGGCAGATTCCGGCGAGGCCCTGGATGAACAGCTGGTGGCCTATCTGGATGGCGAGTTGGAGCCCGACGAACGCGCTCAGTTGGAGCAGCGATTGGTCGAAGAGTCGCAACTGCGGCAGCGATTGAAAGAGTTGCAAAGCGGTTGGCAATTGCTGGACGAACTGCCTCAAGCAACCGTCGACGAGCGGTTTACGCAAACCACGCTGGAAATGGTGGCCGCCGACGTAACCGCTCCGGCACACCGCCGCACGCGTCCCTCGCGACGCTTGCTGCGAGGCCTGACCGTATTGCTGTGTACCGTCCTGTTGGCCGTGGTGGGAGCCTTGGGAGTTTACGCCAGCCGGCAGCTGGCTTTGCGACGGCAGTTGGAGGACCTGCCGGTGGTCGAACATCTCGACGCCTATTTGGTGGCCGACGATTTGGCTTGGTTAACCGAGGTCAGTCAGAACGATCGCTGGATGGAAACGGTCGATGCAGCCGAGGCCGCCGGAGCGTTCGGGCCGGCCGGGTTGCCGGCCACTCAGTCCTTGCTGTCTGAGGCGCCCGTCGAACAGCGGGTGGCCGTGCTGCAACAGCTGGAACCGGCCGAGCGCAGCCGATTGGATTTGGCTTGGCAGCGGTTCGAAAACCTGCCGCACGAAAAACAGCAGGAGGTTCGAAGCCGCGCCCAACAGGTCGCAGCGTCTCCCCAGGCAGAGCGGCTGCTGCGAACGCTCGATGCCTACGCTCGGCTCCGCGCCAATTGGTCGGTCGAAACCCGAACCGCGCTTGACGACGGCACGGCCGCCGAGCGGAAGGTGGCGTTCACCGAAGCCCTCGATGGTTCGCGAAAACTGTGGCTGCGGCAGTTGAGCGATGAGGATTCCGAAGCGGTGTACCAGGTGTTGCGGGTCGTGGCAGAGGATTGGGTGCAGCGGCTGACCGCTCAGCGCGAAGGCATGTCGCCCTGGTGGACCGCCCAGGTGAAAAGTTTTTTGGATCAAAGCTACCAGGAAAAGTTTGAAGATCCCCAGGCCGCCATCTTGCATTTTGTGTTCGTGCGGCGGCGCGGCATGTCGTCCCTGCGGCTCAGCGATGATGATCTGTTTGCGATGAAATCCGTCGTCGACGATCAGGTCCGCGAAGCGCTGGACGCTTTGTACCCGGAGCCGCAGGAGCAAAAAGGAGTGTTGTATGGCTGGGCGATCGAAGCGGTGCGGCGGAAAACGTCCACCGCGCGGGTCGAGAGCCTGCTCGCGCTCGACGCAGAGGATCGCCTGGATGTCGAGTTATCGCCACCGCGTGAGCTATTTCCATTGCTGGAACGCAAGAGCCGTGAGGAGCGGCGGCCCGGTCCGCCCCCTGTCCCGCCACGCCGTGGGGGGCGTAACTCTTCCTAG
- a CDS encoding type II secretion system protein GspD: MDRTDRAWRPLHWLCAATLAIAVGGLDGQIRAETSAARPVGFWEQTDDLLLRRAMTDSGMPSLTRVLLNARLTQALWPELETLARQAAPASAPERQLALIDTSRWQWSPIGDAQQAAPRWKQDLRGEPIAEQLSDHALWVAHGDWKASVRRVVVHDGIDQAIDSEGLVQTPQPPVLPATAPPAAVPVPVRVALRPAVERRGSLPAARLAAPQQTAAQPSTPPQTAQGEATVSLHLNQTDVRSVFEMLARGYGMNIMVAPGVEGTVTADVEGLTPDEALDGIVRLCDLVAQRKGNIVYVYSPDKVPLETRQLRMFPLDFALATSLEPAVQGLLSPIGTAYATQLDQADRHRTQEALVVIDTPAALAAVEQYILQADQAPRQVMIEAYVLEVELNDQRNHGVDLQGILRGDLEVGSQALATPIDSGANSLFYARLSGDRVRAVLDCLETTTDAKTLASPKVMVINGQEATMQVGQQLGFTVATVTQTSTIQDVRFMDTGVVLRVTPTISRDNRVLMRVKPEVSTGNINPDTLLPEEETRELETAVLLNDHQGIVVGGLIQETDSTVIRKLPWLGDLRYVGKVFQRREATRRRTEIIITLIPHIMDCDACADDWEQVEQSTTPLLHGPLHRNPRPWEPRLPDTGAEQCLPDVDHINHAMP; encoded by the coding sequence ATGGACCGGACCGATCGCGCCTGGCGACCGCTGCACTGGCTTTGCGCCGCCACGCTCGCCATCGCCGTCGGCGGTCTGGACGGCCAAATCCGAGCGGAAACTTCCGCCGCCCGGCCCGTCGGCTTTTGGGAGCAAACCGACGATCTCCTGCTGCGCCGCGCGATGACCGACAGCGGAATGCCCAGCCTGACCCGCGTGCTGCTGAACGCCAGGCTGACCCAAGCCCTGTGGCCCGAACTCGAGACGCTGGCTCGGCAGGCGGCTCCGGCCTCGGCCCCCGAACGCCAGCTGGCTCTGATCGATACCTCGCGTTGGCAGTGGAGCCCGATTGGCGACGCCCAGCAAGCCGCCCCGCGCTGGAAACAGGACTTGCGCGGCGAGCCGATAGCCGAGCAGTTGTCCGACCATGCGTTGTGGGTGGCGCATGGCGACTGGAAGGCGTCGGTCCGGCGGGTGGTTGTGCACGATGGGATCGATCAGGCGATCGACAGCGAAGGCTTGGTTCAGACGCCTCAACCGCCAGTCCTACCGGCAACAGCCCCGCCCGCAGCGGTGCCGGTGCCCGTGCGCGTGGCCCTGCGCCCCGCGGTGGAGCGTCGCGGCTCGCTGCCGGCGGCCAGGCTTGCGGCCCCACAACAAACGGCCGCACAGCCATCAACGCCTCCGCAAACGGCCCAAGGCGAAGCCACGGTATCATTGCATTTAAATCAGACCGACGTCCGCAGTGTGTTTGAGATGCTGGCTCGCGGCTATGGCATGAACATTATGGTGGCGCCCGGCGTGGAAGGGACCGTGACGGCCGATGTGGAGGGGTTAACGCCCGACGAAGCTCTTGACGGCATCGTCCGCTTGTGTGATTTGGTGGCCCAACGCAAGGGCAACATCGTGTACGTCTATTCGCCCGATAAAGTCCCGCTGGAAACACGTCAGTTGCGGATGTTTCCGTTGGACTTTGCGCTGGCGACGAGCCTGGAGCCCGCCGTTCAGGGCTTGCTCAGCCCGATCGGTACGGCCTACGCCACGCAGCTGGATCAAGCCGACCGCCATCGTACCCAGGAAGCTCTTGTGGTGATCGATACGCCGGCCGCCCTAGCCGCCGTCGAGCAGTACATCCTGCAAGCCGACCAGGCGCCGCGGCAGGTAATGATTGAAGCCTATGTGTTGGAGGTGGAGTTAAACGATCAGCGCAATCACGGTGTCGATTTGCAGGGCATCCTGCGAGGCGATTTGGAAGTCGGGTCCCAGGCCCTGGCCACGCCGATCGATTCCGGAGCGAATTCGTTGTTCTATGCGCGGCTCAGTGGCGACCGGGTGCGGGCGGTCTTGGATTGTTTGGAAACCACGACCGACGCCAAGACACTGGCCTCGCCCAAAGTGATGGTCATCAACGGGCAGGAAGCCACTATGCAGGTCGGTCAGCAACTGGGCTTTACCGTGGCCACCGTCACGCAGACCTCGACCATTCAGGACGTCCGCTTTATGGATACCGGTGTGGTGCTGCGGGTCACGCCCACGATCAGCCGCGACAATCGAGTGTTGATGCGGGTCAAGCCCGAAGTCTCCACCGGTAATATCAATCCCGACACATTGTTACCCGAAGAAGAAACCCGCGAATTGGAAACCGCGGTGCTGTTGAATGACCACCAAGGCATCGTCGTGGGCGGGCTGATCCAAGAAACCGACAGCACGGTGATTCGCAAGCTTCCCTGGTTGGGCGACCTGCGCTACGTGGGCAAAGTTTTTCAGCGGCGCGAGGCCACGCGGCGGCGAACCGAGATCATCATTACCTTGATCCCACATATTATGGATTGTGACGCGTGTGCCGACGATTGGGAACAAGTGGAGCAGTCGACCACGCCTCTGCTGCACGGCCCCCTGCACCGCAATCCTCGACCCTGGGAACCACGCTTGCCCGATACCGGGGCCGAACAGTGTCTGCCGGACGTGGACCATATCAATCACGCCATGCCTTAG
- a CDS encoding NADPH:quinone reductase, whose product MKAAYIKKTGPPESIQIGELPDPTAGPGQVLIRCEAVAVNPIDTYIRSGAVAMPLPSPFVIGCDLAGTVAAVGEGVTGFRPGDRVWSTNQGLLGRQGTFAELAAVDTDWVFATPDGVESTAAAACALVGVTAHIGLTRAKLRANDTVLVIGGSGGVGSMVIQIAKACGANVIATAGSEEKCQLAESLGADFTINYNTESITKRTKTLAPEGVNVFWETRREPDFDTAVELLAERGRMVLMAGREARPEFPVGPFYVKECSLHGFAMFKATPDEMRLAADDIHDWLADEQLKPHIGQRMKLTDAVEAHRLQEEATLAGKASLSGKIVLEI is encoded by the coding sequence ATGAAAGCCGCTTACATCAAAAAGACGGGACCGCCCGAGTCGATTCAGATCGGTGAGTTACCCGATCCGACCGCCGGCCCTGGACAAGTCTTGATTCGCTGTGAAGCGGTGGCGGTCAACCCGATCGATACCTATATCCGTAGCGGCGCCGTAGCCATGCCGCTGCCCAGCCCCTTTGTGATTGGCTGTGATCTGGCCGGCACGGTGGCCGCGGTGGGCGAAGGCGTGACGGGATTTCGGCCCGGCGACCGCGTCTGGTCGACCAACCAAGGGCTGCTTGGGCGACAGGGTACGTTTGCCGAACTGGCGGCCGTTGATACCGATTGGGTCTTCGCCACGCCCGACGGTGTGGAGTCGACCGCGGCGGCGGCCTGCGCCTTGGTCGGCGTCACGGCGCATATCGGCCTGACCCGCGCCAAGCTTCGCGCCAACGATACCGTGCTGGTGATCGGCGGCAGCGGCGGCGTGGGATCGATGGTGATCCAGATCGCCAAAGCCTGTGGCGCCAATGTGATCGCCACCGCGGGCAGTGAAGAAAAATGTCAGCTAGCCGAATCGTTGGGCGCCGATTTTACCATCAATTACAACACTGAATCGATCACCAAGCGGACCAAGACGTTGGCTCCCGAGGGCGTCAACGTGTTCTGGGAAACACGCCGCGAACCTGATTTTGATACCGCCGTCGAACTGTTGGCCGAACGCGGTCGGATGGTCTTGATGGCTGGTCGAGAGGCTCGCCCCGAATTCCCCGTGGGCCCGTTCTACGTCAAAGAATGCTCGCTGCACGGTTTTGCTATGTTCAAAGCCACGCCCGATGAAATGCGGTTGGCGGCGGATGATATTCACGACTGGCTGGCCGATGAACAGCTCAAGCCGCATATTGGGCAGCGAATGAAATTAACCGACGCGGTCGAAGCTCATCGCTTGCAAGAGGAGGCCACGCTGGCCGGCAAGGCATCGCTGAGCGGCAAGATCGTTCTGGAAATCTAG
- a CDS encoding OsmC family protein, which yields MGVEITAVYEGQLRVVATHGPSKAQLETDPPLDNGGQGKAFSPTDLVATALGSCVLTILGLLAERHQLELEGTRVQVTKEMVTKPVRRIGSLRTVVHVPAAAVSAEMRTRLETAARTCPVHKSLHPDIDAPIEFVWEN from the coding sequence ATGGGTGTGGAAATCACCGCCGTATACGAAGGACAGTTGCGAGTCGTCGCGACCCATGGGCCCAGCAAGGCTCAGCTGGAAACCGACCCGCCGCTGGACAACGGCGGACAGGGAAAAGCTTTTTCGCCAACCGATCTGGTGGCCACCGCGTTGGGCTCGTGCGTGCTGACCATCCTGGGCTTGTTGGCCGAACGCCATCAGCTGGAGTTGGAAGGCACCCGTGTGCAGGTCACCAAAGAGATGGTTACCAAACCGGTGAGGCGAATCGGTTCCCTGCGGACGGTGGTCCACGTGCCCGCCGCCGCGGTTTCAGCGGAGATGCGGACGCGATTGGAAACGGCCGCCCGAACGTGTCCGGTCCATAAAAGCCTGCACCCCGATATCGATGCACCGATCGAGTTCGTCTGGGAAAACTGA
- the folE gene encoding GTP cyclohydrolase I FolE: MEASALSKSNNQDDNHRGASPYVDRNEPRPQGVDLKRIEAAVREILDAVGEDPDREGLLETPARVARMYAEMFAGLKHDAGRHLAKVFTEKYDEIVLVRDISFCSMCEHHLLPFTGTAHIAYLPSGKVVGLSKLARVVEEVARRPQVQERMTETVADLIEQRLEARGVAVVCEATHSCMTMRGVRKPGSLCITSSMRGVFRDDSSSRAEVLGLINRGA, from the coding sequence ATGGAAGCCTCCGCATTATCCAAATCCAACAACCAGGACGACAACCACCGTGGAGCGTCGCCGTACGTGGACCGCAATGAACCCCGCCCCCAGGGCGTCGATCTGAAACGCATCGAAGCCGCAGTGCGAGAGATCCTCGATGCCGTGGGCGAAGATCCCGATCGCGAAGGCCTGCTGGAAACCCCGGCTCGCGTGGCTCGGATGTATGCCGAAATGTTCGCCGGCCTCAAACACGATGCCGGTCGCCACCTGGCCAAAGTGTTCACCGAAAAGTACGACGAAATCGTGCTGGTTCGAGATATCAGCTTCTGCAGTATGTGCGAACACCATCTGTTGCCCTTCACCGGAACCGCGCATATCGCTTATCTGCCCAGCGGCAAAGTCGTGGGGCTGAGCAAATTGGCGCGGGTGGTCGAAGAGGTCGCGCGGCGGCCGCAGGTGCAAGAACGGATGACCGAAACCGTCGCCGATCTGATCGAACAGCGCCTGGAAGCTCGCGGGGTCGCGGTGGTCTGTGAAGCCACCCACTCCTGCATGACGATGCGCGGCGTCCGCAAGCCGGGCAGTCTATGCATCACCTCTTCGATGCGAGGCGTGTTCCGTGATGATTCGTCCAGCCGAGCCGAAGTGCTGGGATTGATCAACCGCGGCGCGTGA